The sequence AGTGATTCTTGAATTCATGAATCAGTGAATGAACTGAACCAAGCTACGATACAGACCCGTTTAAGTAAGCGCTGGTTTTTCTCCCTACATCTCTTGCCTTGCTCACACTTAAGATCACGTAGCGGGATTAAACAGCACAGAGTGACAAATTGTGTCATTTCCCCACCGAAGCCAGATTGCTCCTTGCTCTTTATGAGAGGAAAAGCGACTCAGCTTTTTTATGTGCAGGAATCAAATTTGCACTAGGCGATATGATTCGCAAGAAGCTCTGGAGGCCTTTTTGTGGCAAAATGATTTACAGAGCGGTTCTGCTCTCACTGAGAAATTTTTCTAAAAGCAATACTTGCAATGAGTTACTGaatctgaatcactgaatcaactTGTAgcaaaatgaactgaattgtaTGATTCATCATTTAGACATAATAGTTTTCGGTCAAACCGATTCGCatttaacagacagacagatgcagacagacagatgcagacagacagactcagacagacaggcagacaaacagactcagacaggcagacagatgcagacagacagatgcagacagacagatgcagacagacagatgcaaacagacagacagactcagacagatgcagacaggcagacagacgcaggcagacagatgcagacagacagatgcagacagacagatgcagacagacagactcagacagacagactcaaacagaaagacagactcaaacagaaagacagactcagacagatgcagacagactcagacaggcagacagatgcaggcagacagatgcaggcagacagatgcaggcagacagatgtaggtagacagatgcagacagacagatgcagacagacagatgcagacagacagactcagacagacagactcaaacagacagacagactcagacagatgcagacagactcagacagacaggcagacaaacagactcagacaggcagacagatgcagacagactcagacaggcagacagacagatagattttATTAACATGTTTATCCATCATTTCTGTGTTCATTACCATGTAATTAGAATGTCTTATTACTTTTATTGATTTAACTGACctatatttagtgtgtgtgtgtgtatcttggACAAAATATCCCACAGAGagttttctagtttttttgttaaaatatttatgttgtAATCTTttgcgcatgtgtgtatgtgtgtctgattATATCTTGGTAGAGACCAAATGTTCCCACAAGGATAAGAATATCTGATGTGTGGGATCAtctggctttttcttttttttttattttaagctagcCAAAGTTTAGCATTAGATTTTTGTATAGCATGTCATGGCATATCCTTacaaagagtgtgtgagtgtgtgagtgtgtgagtgtgtgagtgtgtgagtgtgtgagtgagtgtgtgagtgagtgtgtgagtgagtgtgtgagtgagtgagtgtgtgtgtgtgtgtgagtgtgtgtgtgtgtgtgtgagtgtgtgtgagtgtgtgtgtgagtgtgtgagtgagtgtgtgagtgagtgagtgtgtgagtgagtgagtgagtgagtgagtgagtgagtgagtgtgtgagtgtgtgagtgagtgagtgagtgagtgagtgagtgagtgtgtgagtgtgtgagtgtgtgagtgtgtgagtgtgtgagtgtgagtgtgtgtgtgtgtgtttcccaaAGCTTAGCTTGTCCCATGGGATTAGGACCTTACTAGCTCTGGAACATTTTCCCATTCTCATggatttcaaacacacacacacacacacacacacacacacacacacacacacttttacattaaATATGCTACATTATGACTAGGAAATTTCATTACCACATTTTTCTGAATTTTGATCAAAAGGTAATTGTTATAcgaaaatgattaaattattaataattagtatAACTGTAACCATGTGTACAGCTTGTTCCTTTATTTTGACTTGCTCTTCTGAAGAGATCCGTGTTCAAATGGAACTTATAAACATGACGATATGGGAGATCACAAACAAAAGACACATGGACAACATGGTTAGCAGTAGAAGAGTGAGCTGTTCGTGTCAAATCTTAAAAACAGTGAACACATGACTGAATAATTCAGAATCAATTTTCAGGTcgaagtgtgagagtgtgtgtgtgagagtgtgtgtgtgagagtgtgtgtgtgagagtgtgtgtgtgagagtgtgtgtgtgagagtgtgtgtgtgagagtgtgtgtgtgagagtgtgtgtgtgagagtgtgtgtgagagtgtgtgtgagagtgtgtgtgagagtgtgtgtgagagtgtgtgtgagagtgtgtgtgtgagtgtgtgtgtgagtgtgtgtgtgagtgtgtgtgtgagtgtgtgtgtgagtgtgtgtgtgagtgtgtgtgtgagtgtgtgtgtgagagtgtgtgtgtgagagtgtgtgtgtgagagtgtgtgtgtgagagtgtgtgtgtgagagtgtgtgtgtgagagtgtgtgtgtgagagtgtgtgtgtgagagtgtgtgtgtttgagagcgtgtgtgtgtgtgtgtgtgtgtgagagcgtgtgtgtgtgtgagagtgtgtctgtgagagtgtgtctgtgagagtgtgtgtgagtgtgtctgtgagagtgtgtgtgagagtgtgtgtgtgtgagagtgtgtgtgtgagagtgtgtgtgtgagagtgtgtgtgtgtgagagtgtgtgtgtgtgagagtgtgtgtgtgtgagagtgtgtgtgtgagagagcgtgtgtgtgtgtgagagcgtgtgtgtctgtgagagtgtgtgtgtgtaaataagttGCTCAAATGATGATCGTGATTATAAGGAAGAGATTTAATCACTGTTATACCTACAAATGAAAAATGACTGCACAATTAATCAGATCCTAATAGAGATCATGATTTTTGGCTTTATCTGTCCATTAAACAGGAAGGATATCGTCACGATCTGGTAACTTGGGCTAATTGGTGAACATTAGAACTGGTGTTTACGGCACGCTGCATTagattttaattgatttgtcaaatttgattcatttttggCATTTCAACAAAACAATTAGTGGGCTTAAGGTGTCTTCCTTGGATTTAAAGATTTATTCCTTTGAAGGAATTAAGTCACATAACGATCAGGTGTTTGGTTCTTGAATTTTCTTGACTCATACTGAACGATAGATGAACGATTCCTTTTTAGAATGCATTTCAGAGAAAGAATGTGGAATACACTTTAACTAAATATAGAAGTAGTGTCGAGATGGAAAAACAGCACCCTGGTGTCAATGTCCATGTGAATCCGTCCCTAACCTAAACAGACACTTATAAAACAGCCCAGAGACTCCTCGCTCCCGGAAAACACTAGTGTCAAGAGCCGAGCAGTGAAAAACCAATTAGGGTGAGTACCAGTGACAATTACGGAGCATAATCCCATTTCCTGTGAGAAAGTGGTCCATTTCATTGTACGCCAGTTTTCCCGTCACATGGCTTCGGATCTCTGAGCATGCTTCTGCCGGAGGGAGAGCCCCAGTAGCATAGTGACCCTGCTCGTTagtggaacagagagagagagagaaagagagagagagagagagagagagagagagagagagagagagatggacctGTGGGTGGGGGAGCAGAGAAAGCATGAAAGAAAGAGATTGCAAGAACGAGAACTAGAGAAAGTAAGATGGCTAGTTaaaaagaacgagagagagcgagagacaaaagagaagaaagacaaagagtgaaatgaaagaaataaattgaaagAGGGAGACAGGGTTCAGGAGCAATAGACTGAGCCAGTTAGAGAtggtgaaaaagaagaaggaatgCCCTTAGGTGCCATTTCTAGGGCCGTGATGAAagaaaagtgataaaaaaaaaaaatcgatcaCCGAAGGGACCAACTGAGCATTAGGTTTGAGTATGAAGCAATATATTACATTCtgtaaaagtaaattaaaactgaaaacagTGGAAGCTTTTAGATATTGCGTAATCGACGTTATCGATGGTACTCTGAGGTAACATTACATAGCCTGcacctttctgtttgttttggttggaCATTTTGCTGCCTGTATCAGGTTTATACTTTACAATTTTCAGCtggatggggggcacggtggcttagtggttagcacgttcgcctcacacctccagggtcggggttcgattcccgtagcggtagaagatgaatgaatgaatgaatgaattttcagCGGGAGGACTGAAGTACATATCACCGTGAAAGGTTTCGTGAGTTAAGATCGATACGACGGTTTACACGACCAAAGATGGCCGACAACAAAGTTcgggttcattcattcatcttttaccgcttatccgaactacctcgggtcacggggagcctgtgcctatctcaggtgtcatcgggcatcaaggcaggatacaccctggacggagtgccaacccatcgcagggcacacacactctctcattcactcacgcaatcacacactagggacaattttccagagatgccaatcaacctaccatgcatgtctttggaccgggggaggaaaccggagtacccggaggaaacccccgaggcacggggagaacatgcaaacgccacacacacaaggtggaggcgggaatcgaaccccgaccctggaggtgtgaggcgaacgtgctaaacactaagccaccgtgccccccgaagtTCGGGTTGTGtaggaaattttttttaaatgaaatctttttttcagGCAGAAAGTAATCTTTCCTAGTGCTACAGTTATGGTTCAGTGGAACTGATTAATTTGATATGGGAAAAAAAGACCCGCAAATGCCCGCATACAACATGCTTGGGATTTGAGTAGTTAAATTGTtatgttgctaggcaactgggaAACATGGCATCTAGGCGTAAGCAAGCTTCATTAGATTCAAATACAGATagatttaaatctgaatatgaCTGCTGATGGGTTGATCTAAGAGCCACCAAAAGGAGGATATAGGATTGACGTTAAACTCCTGAGAGGCTGAAAATACAACAGacatacaaatacaatttagtttcatttattcgtactattttttatattatattactattatcACCATTTGAACGAATAaaattgccatggcaacaggtGGACTACAATGTAACCCCCATCAAGGTGAGACACGTTATATTTAGAGCTATTAAGTCGTAAATAAAATAGCCATTAGtagcatgttttatttatcgCTACATGAGGTACAACCCAaggcttttacatttttatgttcaGCCCTGCAAATTTTTACAAAATCAGACTAAACAAACTAAAATCAATTGCAAATGAAAAGGAACTCCAAAACATCCTACAGCTTTTGAGTGTCCATTTGTTCCTTATTAAATTCAGTACTTCAGTGTTCGTGATCGtacatcaaaacaaaacaaaaacaaagctgcTGTTTTGTAAACTAACATTTGAGTGCGTTCCAAATGGCCGGTAATTTCCACCCAGACAGAGTGAACCCCTCAGACTGAGTAGGGCACGTCACAATGGACCCCAGTATAACACGTCCGTCAGCCTGGGGATCGCGTATCAATTGAAGCCTGCCATCTTTAACGACGTGTCAAAGGAATTAAAGAGAGAAATTGAGGAATTTTCTAGAACAAAGATACACAAATTCTTCCTACAGTATTTTCAATTCATTGTTAATCGACGTTATTGTGgctgtttaatgttgtggaaggtTAGCTAGCTCCTGTTATTACTTATATATTACTTATTCTATAACAGCTAGCTAGAAACACTGGAAacgtcaccatggcaacagatAAGTGTGTTTTCTAAATCTGTAACGTTTATGTGGTGCATTTACCGAACAAGTgcttgttactatagaaacgataacagaTCAAAGTGATTTGCAGACTCGTCTCGGTCTCTCAGTAGCCAGGACCACTGAAACTCAATTACAAACCTTCTGGTCAATGACGAATTGAGAATTCAGCGACACTGACACCGTTCAGCATTTACGcacttgttattttttttgataAGTGATGTCCTTTCGAAGTATCACTTCAGCGCACGAAGGCATCTCATTTGGCGAATACGTTTGTCCTCGATTCCTCGTGTCCTTGTTTCCTTTTTTGGGTAAACAAGGAGATGAACATTCAAAGAACTGAGAGCATTTACACTTACTTTtagagcatttggcagacgttcttatgcagagcgacgtacaaaagtgctttgaagtccctgtcgatgaatacattaacactggttcagaTCACATCGTgaaggatgtggtagcctagtggttaaggtgttggactactgttggagggtcatgagtttgaatctcacccccaccaagctgccactgctgggcccctgagcaaggcccttaaaatACTTATACATtaatgtataaactgaaataaaatgtaaggtTTGCTAAACAGCTACCATTTAAATCTCACTGGACGAGATATAGAGTCGACCGAATTGCAGACCTGTTGTTCCTACAGTACGATGCCTTGCCTGTTAATTAGGAGAAGTGGGTGTGTGAAAATCAGACCAAGCGAACAGGCAGCACGAAAGAGAAAGACCGAGAGAGctggtaaaataaaatagtaagagagtgagtgagaaacgTATACATTTAACAGCCAAAAATGGCAGGTATGCCTGGTGTGTTTGGGCTGCGATGTAGAACCTGACAAGTCGtttgctttatttctgtctgtcatgtactgtatgaatcaTGAAGATCTTTGGTCTGGTACAAATAGCACAGTAACAGTCTTATTTCTTGTCTGATTCACTTTTcaatttatcacacacacacacacacacacacacacacacaccatcccatCCCTCAGTGAGTCACTGTGAGTTAGTTGCTCTCCAACAGCATACTGATAACTTCTCTCTCTAATAGCTGTGATGGCAGAGCCTATAGATCTGAGTGCCGCTGACCAAAGCTGTCCATTATTGGAAAAGCCTCGCTAATTGTGTTAGTATTGACCAGTGGGCTGACAACTTGCCCTTTCAACAATGGCTATTCACTTGCTTTAGTTGTGGTCCTGTGCATGTCTGTGGGTCTttttttggatgtgtgtgtgtgtgtgtgtgtgtgtgtggcttttgcCTTGGTTGAATAGAGTCTGGAATCCAATGGTGCCTTTAAACTGTGCATTTAATGAAAGACGACTTAAGGACGACAGATTTATTTCACCGTCGTCGTTACTGGACGCATCGCTCTACTGTTACTGTGTGTGGCTTTAGTACATGTTACTGCATAGAAAGTAAATCATTCTTTCAAATTCTTCACAATCATTAGTTCTGCTCATGCCATCAATAGACTCGATCTGGGCATGTGCAGGAAAACAGGGTAAACAATATTATTGGTCAAAGTGAgcttgaggtaaaaaaaatttgGCTGTTAGCAATGTGTGAGCTGTCGTCTTCCCATCGGTGGCTTTTACACCAGCTTTGTAGCTCgctcgttctctctttctctctctctgtctccctgtgtctctctgtctctcttttcctacctatctctctctgtctctctctccctcgctgtctctctctctctgtctctctctctctctctctctctctctctcttagtatgtctctctctcccccgtgtctctctccctctctctctccccctccctatctctccctgtgtctctctccctctctctctctctctctctctctctctctcctgtgtctctctctccctcaccatttctctctctatgtctctctctctctctctctctctctctctctctctctctctatgtctctctctctccctcccttcctatctctctctctctctctccctatctctctccctatgtctctctttcccatgtttctctctatttctttctctttatgtcCCTAAATCATTCTATCACTCTTCCAGTCTGTCCTGTTAATACATGCAGTTTAGAAGAGGACAGAAATGAAACAGACAGTGCTTCCTGATCATGACTCATCAGATAGAAGCACGCTCTTTGTTGTTTACACTCAGAGGAACAGACTATTTGTGCAGGCGTGTGTGTTTCCCTTGAGGGAGGcctgcgcatgtgtgtgtgtgtgtgtgttaggggaaATGAGTGCAGTTTGTGCTTGTGTTAGTCCCTCTGGGTTCCAACATGTACGTGTATAAGGGCAGAGGTTTAGGTGTgtaggaaagagagaaaaagtgtgtctgtgtgtgtgtttctgtgtgcatgCCCACTCTTGTACAGtaagtgaagagaaaagtgtgtgtgtctgtgtgtgtgtgtgtgtgtgtgtgtgtgtgtgtgtgtgtgtgtgtattagtatatgtgtgttatatttACTGGTTATATTATTATGTGTGGGAAGCTGTCAGTTAAGTTAAcatttgatttttaaatattctgcaagatccatttctctctctctctctctctctctctctctctctctctctctctctctctctctctctctctctcactctctcacactcacactcactcactcacgcacattTGAATGCCCTGTATATTAAACTtatacatcattttaaaataaagataaagtcAATCTTCTACACAAGTCCACAACGtacatccttttttttccttaagtagttttcaagctttttttttttcttgcttgttCTTGCTTTCACTTCTATACAtctttatgttttctttctttatttgtaatTGAAATTCCAGAACAGTAAAATATGCAGTACCTTTCTCAAGACAGACATTAAGCTACAAAAAAGAATTACATGTCCATACGTCTGTTCAGGTTGTTCGTATAACAATGTTGAAtgctcattattttatttttacgaTACATAGAATTAAGCATTCATTTTGGATTCTGTGATATATTCTGTAAAAGAAATTCACTATTATATTCAAACCAAACCCTTCAAACATACTGAAATATGGAGGAAGCAGATTGTCCATAACGTCCCACTCTAATGCAaactcttcttctctctcagcCTGAAGGCAGTTCTCTCCGTGTCGCCGGATGGCACCGTGGATTTATCCGGGCTCCCTCTTTCACGCCGTGACGCGGAACGCCTGGTGATCCACCTCCAGCGCAACTCTGCCCGTGTTCGTTGCGTCGAGCTGGGTTTCACCGAGCTCACGGACGATATGTTGCTGATGTTGCTGCCCACCTTATCATCTCTGCCTGCTCTGGAGAGTCTATCTCTTAATGGCAACCGGCTGACCCGTGGAGTCCTGCGTCAGCTCACCGACACCCTCAAGGAGCCGAGAAGCTTCCCTGCTCTGGCGTGGGTCGACCTGGGTAACAACGTGGACATCTTTTCTTTGCCTCAGGCTTTTTTACTGAGCCTGCGTAAGCGCTGTCCGAAACAGGGTAACTTACCCACCATACAGGAGCAGCCAGAACAAGGGGGTGGGGCAGGGGGCGGGGCATGTGGGACTGTAGGATTAGAGGAGGTCGGAGAAGATTCAGACTGATTTCCTGGTGTTAGGGGATGACGGTGGTGGGTGGGAGTTGATGACCATCAAGCTACGAGGATAAGGATGCGGATTGCAATGTTTCAGTTTGTGGGCGGAGTCATATTATTAATGGACTTCATTTTACAATGATGTGTGCGTTCTTATTCGGGCACAGATGGAGGAATTTACACATGACTTGTGTCCATACTTAAAGCCTTCATCGTATATTTCCGATGTCAGTGCACTCCACGGGCTCACATCCGGCTCGGACCCTGGACCGTCTTCGTAGTTGTCCTGCAGTAACAATAAGACTGGTCTGGGAATATCTGCGTGGTTTTTGCAAGATATGTATTGAGCTCAACATGTTTGGAAGACACAAATGTCTTCTAGATGTACCTGTTGATTGAAGACTGTCCTGGATCTCCTAAAATTCCCTGCAATCAATCTGCTTTGAAATTCTTCTGTACTGGACCAGTTGTGTTGGACATGCAGTGTACTTGGGGTAGCAATTAGATAGCAAAATGAACCATTTATTTGTATGCGTTATTTTAATGACCCTCTTCTGAGTGATTCTTCAAAAATGCACATACTTTCATCATACTTTCAGAtgtatatattctttatttaaccCCAAAACTGTTTTCTTAGCCAGTTATTTTTACACTTCTCAGACATAATCATGTGCCGTCTTTTGTATTCGTTTTCACACTGGATTTAAACACAGTTTAATCTGTGTCCCAATCCCAAATGGCTTCTAATTCTCTATACAGTCCCCagaaattataaaatgaaaacttgatCATTTGTGAAATTATCCAGTTacacagatacaggtcaagagcctCAGTTAGTGATCACATGGTCTAACATCAGAGTGAGGGAAAAAATGGTTTTCAGAATCAGCTGATCTCCTGATCTCAACGGAATAGTGTGAAAAACAAGAAGCATCCAATTGATTGGCAGTTCTGCATCGAAAATGCTTCGTTGATATGAATTACCAGACTGCTTTAAGCTGACAAGatggctacagtaactcaaataatcacacaAATAATCAAACTTTACAGCCGTACAGAGCGTAAACGCATCTCATAAAATCAGCCATTGAAAAGCATTAGAAGAACACGGTTCACTTCTATCAGACAGGAACAGGGTTCTGGGGCTACAGTGGGCACTGGGTCACCTGGTGATTGTCAAGTGTCCACTGTAACTTGTTCTTTTCTTGGAGACTCTAGATAGTAAACGCCCAAAATAACATTTAGAATTCAGCCATAGGTAGAGTTGGAAATGGCTAACAACTTGTACATCTTATaccatctgttttatttaaaactacaGGACGTACTATTTTGGAAACCCGTCCTCTCTGGTAGTAAAACGTTATTGCAAGCTATTTAAGGAAGAAGGGATCATTAACTGGTTTGTGCTGAATTGTTCTTCAATGCATGGAATAATCTCATGTGTCAAGGTAATATACGCAATCACAAAGAATTTAATGCTGTATCCAAAACAGCCTACTGTATGTAGTCTTTTCTAGCTAAACATTTTCACAACAAGCTAATGATACAAATTCCCAGTGAGGATCGATGTTCTGGGATCgcatggttagcatgtttgcctcgcACGTCACGGTATGGGGTTTAACTCCATCatattttgcatgttttctccGGGGTTTCTTCATGTACCCTGGTTTcatccccagtccaaagacttgCACTGTAGGTAAATTGGTATCTCTAATTTGtctggagtgagtgtgtgagtgagtgagtgtgagtgagtgagtgtgtgtgagtgagtgtgagtgagtgagtgtgtgtgagtgagtgagtgagtgtgtgtgagtgagtgtgtgtgtgtgagtgtgtgtgagtgtctgtgagtgtgtgtgggtgtgtgtgtgtgtgtgtgagtgagtgagtgagtgtatgagtgtgtgtgtatgagtgtgtgtatgagtgtgtgtgtgagtgtgtgtgtgtgtgtatgagtgtgtgtgtgagtgtgtgtgagtgtgtgtgtgtgtgattgagccTAGTGGCTTCTTGTGATGCTGTGTAGGATTAGCGCTACAAAAGATGGAGgggtggatggttggatggatggagggaaggCTGtatggatggagagagggatGTACATATgcatgtatggatggatggatggatggagggatgtatGAATGGAGGAAAGgatagaaggatggatggatggacagaataATGTGCTGCCAGTCTTTTTCTAGCCAGCCAAATGTTCAGCAAACAAAAGATACAGCTAATTCTGGCCTgagtctgtttttctcttatagtattattatattcacTCTGACCTCCGTTGAGTttgttctccctctctccctctttctctgtctctctcacctcaTTAGCCATTTCTCATCATTATGCCCCATATCTGGTTgtgataatgtttattacagtttatctGAGACATACAAGAGAACATACAAGTCCATCTTTTTCACTAATTCCACCCTGACACACTTGACCCAGCACTGACTGAATTACCAGTGCAGGACTGTCAGGGTGACTCACAGCAGCACAGAAGAATCAAACTATACAGCAGCTTCTGACTCAATAACCATGGTTTTTAGCTTTCATTTGGAAATTCTGAAtctgtgttaataaaaaaaggacatgAATGACATTCATTCTGAGCCCTTTTCCTATTCTAGAAGGGATGAGAcggtttaaagaaacatgttttgATAGAATTACATTTAGGCTACGTTTTActgaaagggggggggggggggatttgtCTAATATTATGAAAATTTGAACAGTATTTAAACAGTAAGGTTCGGGTTCGGACGTTTTAACGTGAAGATGCGTTATTTAAATCAACACTCGAGAAGAGTGTTAGCCACAGAGAAGAAAGTATTACGAGTTAATATCACACAATTACGAGTTAATATCACACAGTTGTGACTTAAAAACCACCGCAGTGTAGTTTGGTTTGGGGTTTAAGAGAGCGCTTAGTAAGCGTGAAGCGTGACGTTAGACTCAAACCCAAAACTAAGATATTGTCTTACAATAcaggctattttttttttttctcttgctatTAACGTTCACAGTACTTCTGGTGTCGAGTAGAGGTGTGTTTCTCGTGACCGGGATCAAAAGACACATGAGATTGAAGTGAGGTTTTTTACTTTCATGATGGTACAATCCAGCGGGTCAGATGTGGAGCTCGCAGGATAAAcaaagaccaaagaacacagaaCATGCTGCTTTATTCGTTTCCTCATTCTTACTAACTGTCTGTTTTGGGTTGCTGTTTTTATTCCAGTCAATTCAGATGACGACTATACAACTAGAATCGGTTGTAGAGGTATTAATGCAAACCAGTTACAATGTGAAATCTTACCAGGATGTTAGAGCTGGAGAGACTACAGTGTAACTTCCTGTTAGGGGTTGCTACAgcaaatcatcagtttccacctctctatcctcggcatcctctacactcacaccagttaccttcatgtcctcatttaacacatccatatatctcctctttgtccttcctcttgacctcttacctggcagctccatctccagcacccttctaccaatataaccatctccctcctctgtagatgtccaaaccatctcaatctagcctctctgaccttgtccccaaaacagacaacctgagctgtccctctgatgtgctcgttcctaatcctgtccatcctcgtcactcctaaagagaacctcaacatcctcatctctgctacctccatctctgcctcgtgtcttttcctcactgctacagtctctaaccaatacagcagagctgagaacctcaacatccccatctctgctacctccatctctgcctcgtgtcttttcctcactgctacagtctctaacccata comes from Tachysurus vachellii isolate PV-2020 chromosome 26, HZAU_Pvac_v1, whole genome shotgun sequence and encodes:
- the LOC132840922 gene encoding leucine-rich repeat-containing protein 75A-like, encoding MGARQSKGPEAGPGPLLGVWRRAQGSLLLRSSERPENPGVPAPYHRRVGMIQDMLLKAKEGRQEEASELLKSLRQDLGMESTSLDDVLYRYASFRNMVDPITHDLIISLARYVQCTKTEGESLSAMEKVCRQLTYHLSPHPRWRRQGLLKGKPQASLKAVLSVSPDGTVDLSGLPLSRRDAERLVIHLQRNSARVRCVELGFTELTDDMLLMLLPTLSSLPALESLSLNGNRLTRGVLRQLTDTLKEPRSFPALAWVDLGNNVDIFSLPQAFLLSLRKRCPKQGNLPTIQEQPEQGGGAGGGACGTVGLEEVGEDSD